Proteins from one Dehalococcoidia bacterium genomic window:
- a CDS encoding class I SAM-dependent methyltransferase has product MTQPDVVYGDDELAALYDLVYAHYTDDLSLYEQFAARGETPSLELAAGSGRVALHLARNGHRVVGIDTSRPMLARFEAALDDTTRSNIRLVEADMRDFDLGETFDLVYCALDSFEQLLTNDDAISALRCVARHLNLGGVFVTELRTLRSVDWAPSPQAPLSFEWTRQDPGTGGIITKLSSMRASPATQTTTTTLIFDRAASDGTVRRRTFDVTLRVFGRHEFELLLAHAGLRVTQRYGDYDLSPLTDDGDTMIVVAEREGA; this is encoded by the coding sequence ATGACGCAACCCGACGTCGTCTACGGGGACGACGAACTCGCCGCACTCTACGATCTGGTATACGCGCACTACACTGACGATCTCTCTCTGTACGAGCAGTTCGCAGCGCGTGGCGAGACGCCCTCGCTGGAACTGGCTGCGGGCAGCGGCCGCGTCGCGCTGCATCTCGCGCGCAACGGACATCGCGTCGTCGGCATCGACACGTCGCGGCCGATGCTCGCACGCTTTGAAGCCGCGCTCGACGACACCACGCGCTCCAACATCCGCCTGGTCGAGGCCGACATGCGCGACTTCGATCTCGGCGAGACGTTCGATCTCGTGTACTGCGCATTGGATTCCTTCGAGCAGCTGCTCACGAACGACGACGCTATCTCAGCGCTGCGATGCGTCGCGCGCCATCTGAACCTTGGCGGCGTGTTCGTCACCGAGCTGCGCACGCTCCGCAGCGTCGATTGGGCGCCGTCTCCCCAGGCGCCGCTCAGCTTCGAATGGACGCGACAGGATCCCGGAACCGGGGGGATCATTACCAAGCTCTCATCGATGCGCGCATCACCTGCCACGCAAACGACGACCACCACGCTCATCTTCGACCGCGCAGCTTCCGATGGCACGGTGCGCCGGCGGACATTCGACGTAACACTGCGTGTCTTCGGCAGGCACGAGTTCGAACTCCTGCTCGCCCACGCCGGTCTGCGCGTGACGCAACGCTACGGCGACTACGATCTCTCGCCCCTTACGGACGACGGCGATACGATGATCGTGGTGGCGGAGCGGGAGGGAGCCTGA